In Nitrosophilus labii, the following proteins share a genomic window:
- a CDS encoding DUF2018 family protein translates to MFNDVDDFMMGTPKSKFIDIVFHANKNIVENELERLMEWMAALELILEKECNIDDVEKKVKYFIANEENKKELENKTNSLYIESMGNILTQSE, encoded by the coding sequence ATGTTTAACGATGTAGATGATTTTATGATGGGAACGCCAAAAAGTAAATTTATCGATATAGTTTTTCACGCCAATAAGAATATCGTGGAAAACGAACTTGAAAGGTTGATGGAGTGGATGGCGGCTCTGGAACTGATTTTGGAAAAAGAGTGCAATATCGATGATGTGGAAAAGAAGGTGAAATATTTTATAGCCAACGAAGAGAATAAGAAAGAGTTAGAAAATAAAACGAACTCGCTTTATATTGAATCTATGGGAAATATATTAACTCAGTCGGAGTAG
- a CDS encoding proline--tRNA ligase, which produces MKFSNAFIPTTKETPKDAVLPSHIYLIRGGFINQVSSGIYNFLPLGKIVLDKIRNIIKEELDSSGCQEVQLGFVTPCDMWERSGRFGKYGKELLRFKDRRDNCFVLGPTHEEMMVELVKNRVTSYKQLPLNLYQIHLKFRDEARPRFGLLRGREFLMKDGYSFHADEEDMKREYQLMEDTYKKIFSKLGLDFRVVEADVGAIGGSGSKEFMVLADSGEDTIVVCESCEYAANIEAAKRKKPQPPTEAPEFSGFAKFHTPDVKSIDELSSFFHVEPYYLLKAVAKKAIYDKSEEIVLFFLRGSDELQETKAQNAIGANELVDVSEEELEKNGLVPGFIGPYELKVKFVIDEDLKGEKSLICGANEKDYHIIGCDLTKMEADYTDIAAVKEGDECPLCSGKLTLKKGIEVGHIFQLGTRYSEPLEAMFLDENGKQKPFVMGTYGIGVSRLVAAIIEQSHDDRGCIWPISVAPYLVDIVVSNVKDEEQFEFAKTLYNNLLNKNIEVILDDRNERFGFKMKDFELIGFPYAIIVGKDLKEGKVEFVDRKTLEKVVVPKEEILDFIINKINR; this is translated from the coding sequence GTGAAGTTTAGTAATGCATTTATACCTACGACGAAAGAGACGCCCAAAGATGCAGTTTTACCGAGTCATATATATCTTATCAGAGGGGGGTTTATAAATCAAGTTTCAAGTGGAATATATAACTTTTTGCCACTAGGAAAAATAGTTCTAGATAAGATAAGAAATATCATAAAAGAGGAGTTGGACAGTTCTGGATGTCAAGAGGTTCAGTTAGGTTTTGTAACACCTTGTGATATGTGGGAGAGAAGTGGAAGATTTGGAAAATACGGGAAAGAGCTCTTAAGATTTAAAGATAGACGAGATAACTGTTTTGTTTTAGGACCAACTCATGAAGAGATGATGGTTGAGCTTGTAAAAAACAGAGTAACTAGTTATAAACAGCTTCCTTTAAATCTATATCAAATACATTTAAAATTTAGGGATGAGGCAAGACCGAGATTTGGACTTTTAAGAGGTAGAGAGTTTTTGATGAAAGACGGATACTCCTTTCATGCAGATGAAGAGGATATGAAAAGAGAGTATCAGTTGATGGAAGATACGTACAAAAAAATATTTTCAAAACTAGGACTTGATTTTAGAGTAGTAGAGGCTGATGTGGGGGCTATTGGGGGAAGCGGAAGTAAAGAGTTTATGGTTTTGGCAGATAGCGGGGAAGATACCATAGTCGTATGCGAATCTTGCGAATACGCCGCAAATATAGAAGCGGCTAAAAGGAAAAAACCGCAACCCCCTACGGAGGCTCCTGAATTTAGCGGTTTTGCTAAATTTCATACGCCAGATGTAAAGTCTATAGATGAACTAAGTAGCTTTTTCCACGTCGAGCCTTACTATCTTTTAAAAGCGGTTGCAAAAAAGGCGATTTATGATAAGAGTGAAGAGATAGTCCTTTTTTTTCTAAGGGGAAGCGATGAACTTCAAGAAACAAAAGCGCAAAATGCCATAGGCGCAAACGAGCTTGTGGATGTTAGCGAGGAAGAGCTTGAAAAAAATGGGTTGGTTCCTGGATTTATAGGACCTTATGAACTTAAAGTTAAATTTGTTATAGATGAGGATCTTAAAGGTGAAAAGAGTCTTATCTGCGGTGCAAACGAAAAAGATTACCATATAATTGGATGCGATTTGACAAAAATGGAAGCTGATTATACAGATATTGCTGCAGTAAAAGAGGGTGATGAGTGTCCTTTGTGTTCTGGTAAACTAACTCTAAAAAAGGGTATAGAAGTAGGCCATATATTTCAGCTTGGAACTAGATATTCTGAGCCTCTTGAAGCTATGTTTTTGGATGAAAACGGAAAACAAAAGCCGTTTGTAATGGGAACATACGGGATAGGTGTTAGCAGATTGGTTGCGGCTATCATAGAGCAGTCTCACGATGATAGGGGATGTATCTGGCCTATCTCTGTAGCACCATATCTTGTGGATATCGTTGTTTCAAACGTAAAAGATGAAGAGCAGTTTGAATTTGCCAAAACTTTATATAACAATCTGTTAAATAAAAATATAGAAGTAATATTGGATGATAGAAACGAGAGATTTGGTTTTAAGATGAAAGATTTTGAACTTATCGGTTTTCCGTACGCTATAATCGTAGGAAAAGATTTAAAAGAGGGAAAAGTAGAATTTGTTGATAGAAAAACTTTAGAAAAAGTTGTTGTTCCTAAAGAAGAGATATTGGATTTTATAATTAATAAAATCAATCGTTAA
- a CDS encoding efflux RND transporter permease subunit produces the protein MIRKFIEFAIDKPILNHIFLVFILMLSIFAYKNVPKEIFPPIDLNKILITGSYPGASAENLDYMAVKNLEDSLKNVTNLSEINSIVKNGRFTIVSDIKEGANEILVLNDVKDQISKIRRDLPSDMDEPVATVLKKSFPLVLIAIAYEGDRRKLLDIADELKSELSNIKDLSDITIRGDANEELEIILNEKIIDAYGLDLVQVVNVLKTLSSIFPIGTIKEKGNHLFVTTQNGRKLKKEWEDTILNISGKKIYLKDIASVKFTLSDPTQLSHFNGKPNVSINIEKSKNGNAIELVKEIKNKLKEFKKRYPEFTFQVYTDTSVWIRNRLNTVTSNLFFGLILVFTSLFLTLNWRISLVVGIGIPVSFMIGLISLEIMGYSLNMLSLLGALIALGMLVDEAIVVAENIYRHLEMGKDPRSATIDGTLEMFPAVLTATATTIFAFLPLLIMSGEMGIFIKILPIMISILLLSSLFEAFYFLPLHAKDILKVDKKSEENGEFWQKMGDLYEKILSFFLKRKYISLITLVVLILSSTYIMLKNSKFQLFPEFDTTQIYVSGRVNVNNDIFETEKIIANIEKEILKNIKQQEVSSVTSIVGMKLDAKNEAEIGDNLFHIFINLHEPKPKNFVDKYIVPYFSLEYEPSDMIRDRSAKEVANDIKKVVYRFKDNAEIEELNVIVPQAGIVKSDIEISLVYKNDKNVIEAIDIIENEMKKINGVFNITDDAFEGEKELKLIVNKFGESLGITEGYLYSVLKPLYLKGEFLKMFKDEELLRIRFEGVNKDRFDSLKNLEINLPNSNKKVFLKDVADFVFKRHFYTIIKENGNKIRTIYASLDKKIITSAEFYKKMSPVLNKIEDRGIKIEIKGEEKENKKVKKEIGEAAIIATFLIFLALVWMFGSIVQSLIVLSSIPLSIFGVMIGHYIMGVNLTMPSMIGIVGLAGVVVNDGLIMLDFIRKCKNIECIIKKAKLRLRPILLTSITTVLGLSTLIFFASGQSLILQPMAITLGFGIAWATIINLYLVPLFFSSIYRIKG, from the coding sequence GTGATTAGAAAATTTATCGAGTTTGCCATTGATAAGCCTATTTTGAATCATATATTTTTAGTTTTTATTTTGATGTTATCGATTTTTGCATATAAAAATGTTCCTAAAGAGATTTTTCCCCCTATTGATTTAAACAAGATACTCATAACCGGAAGCTATCCTGGTGCAAGTGCCGAAAACCTAGACTATATGGCTGTAAAAAATTTAGAAGATAGTCTTAAAAACGTAACGAACCTATCTGAAATAAACTCTATAGTTAAAAATGGAAGATTTACTATAGTTTCGGACATTAAAGAGGGTGCAAACGAGATTTTGGTTTTGAATGACGTTAAAGATCAGATTTCTAAAATCAGAAGGGATCTACCTTCTGATATGGATGAACCCGTAGCTACGGTTTTAAAAAAGAGTTTTCCTCTTGTTTTGATTGCTATCGCTTATGAAGGCGATAGGAGAAAGCTTTTAGATATAGCTGATGAACTAAAATCGGAACTATCAAATATAAAAGATTTAAGTGATATAACCATAAGGGGTGATGCCAATGAGGAGTTAGAGATAATCTTAAACGAAAAGATTATTGACGCTTACGGTCTTGATCTTGTCCAAGTTGTAAACGTATTAAAAACTTTATCTTCGATTTTTCCTATAGGAACTATTAAAGAGAAAGGCAACCATCTTTTCGTCACTACTCAAAACGGCAGGAAACTTAAAAAAGAGTGGGAAGATACTATTTTAAACATTTCAGGGAAAAAGATATATCTAAAAGATATCGCATCGGTTAAGTTTACACTTTCAGATCCTACCCAGCTTTCTCATTTTAACGGCAAACCAAATGTTTCTATAAATATAGAAAAATCAAAAAACGGAAACGCTATAGAGCTTGTTAAAGAGATAAAAAATAAGCTTAAAGAGTTTAAAAAAAGATATCCCGAGTTTACGTTTCAGGTATATACGGATACTTCCGTTTGGATAAGAAATAGATTAAATACCGTTACGTCAAACCTGTTTTTTGGTCTTATTTTGGTTTTTACTTCTCTATTTTTGACACTCAATTGGCGTATCTCTTTAGTTGTGGGGATAGGGATACCCGTTAGTTTTATGATAGGCCTCATTTCATTGGAGATAATGGGATATAGTTTAAATATGCTCTCTTTGCTTGGCGCTTTAATAGCTCTTGGAATGCTGGTTGATGAAGCTATAGTAGTTGCCGAAAATATTTATAGACATCTAGAGATGGGAAAAGATCCAAGAAGTGCTACTATTGACGGAACGCTAGAGATGTTTCCCGCCGTTTTGACGGCAACTGCCACTACGATTTTTGCTTTTTTACCTCTTTTGATTATGAGCGGAGAGATGGGTATATTTATAAAAATATTACCCATTATGATATCTATTTTGCTCCTTTCATCTCTTTTTGAGGCTTTTTATTTTTTACCGCTACACGCAAAGGATATACTCAAAGTTGATAAAAAGAGTGAAGAAAACGGTGAGTTTTGGCAAAAGATGGGAGATTTGTATGAAAAAATATTATCTTTTTTTCTTAAAAGAAAGTATATCTCTTTAATAACTTTGGTTGTTTTGATACTATCATCTACTTATATAATGCTAAAAAACTCCAAATTTCAGCTTTTTCCTGAATTTGATACTACTCAGATATATGTTTCTGGAAGGGTGAATGTTAACAACGATATTTTCGAAACGGAAAAGATTATTGCAAATATAGAAAAAGAGATACTAAAAAATATTAAGCAGCAAGAGGTTTCAAGCGTAACGTCGATTGTAGGAATGAAACTAGATGCGAAAAATGAAGCGGAAATCGGTGATAATCTTTTTCATATCTTTATAAATCTGCATGAACCTAAACCTAAAAATTTTGTTGACAAATATATTGTTCCATATTTTTCTTTGGAATATGAACCATCGGATATGATAAGAGATAGAAGTGCGAAAGAGGTAGCAAATGATATTAAAAAAGTCGTATATAGATTTAAAGATAATGCCGAGATTGAAGAGTTAAACGTAATCGTTCCTCAGGCTGGAATAGTAAAAAGCGATATAGAGATATCTTTAGTCTATAAAAACGATAAAAACGTTATTGAAGCTATAGATATTATCGAAAATGAGATGAAAAAAATAAACGGTGTATTTAATATTACAGATGATGCTTTTGAAGGAGAGAAGGAGCTCAAACTAATTGTAAATAAATTTGGAGAGTCGTTAGGTATAACCGAAGGATATCTTTATAGCGTTTTAAAGCCTCTTTATCTTAAAGGTGAGTTTTTAAAAATGTTTAAAGACGAAGAACTACTAAGAATTAGATTTGAAGGAGTCAATAAGGATAGATTCGACTCTTTGAAAAATTTGGAGATAAATCTTCCAAACAGTAATAAAAAGGTGTTTTTAAAAGATGTTGCTGATTTTGTATTTAAAAGACATTTTTATACGATCATAAAAGAGAACGGTAATAAAATAAGAACTATTTATGCTTCTTTAGATAAAAAGATAATTACTTCCGCTGAATTTTACAAAAAGATGTCACCTGTTTTGAATAAAATTGAAGATAGAGGTATAAAAATCGAGATAAAGGGTGAGGAGAAAGAGAACAAAAAAGTAAAAAAAGAGATAGGTGAAGCGGCCATTATAGCAACTTTTTTGATTTTTTTAGCTTTAGTTTGGATGTTTGGGTCAATTGTACAATCTTTAATCGTTTTAAGCTCTATTCCTTTGTCCATATTCGGGGTTATGATAGGGCATTATATAATGGGCGTAAATTTAACTATGCCTAGTATGATAGGTATTGTTGGTCTTGCCGGTGTTGTTGTTAACGATGGACTTATTATGTTAGATTTTATTAGAAAATGTAAAAATATAGAATGCATAATAAAAAAAGCAAAATTGAGATTAAGACCGATCCTATTGACTTCAATTACGACGGTTTTAGGATTATCGACTCTCATTTTTTTCGCGTCGGGACAAAGCCTTATACTACAGCCTATGGCTATAACTTTAGGGTTTGGTATAGCATGGGCTACAATTATCAATCTATATTTAGTTCCGCTCTTTTTTAGCTCTATTTATAGAATAAAAGGATAA
- the hemA gene encoding glutamyl-tRNA reductase, whose amino-acid sequence MQYLVVSFSHKNTDLETRERLALSQDEVRERAYKDLIEFPYINELIILSTCNRVEIIASVKDPFKSTDAILEELSKISGISFDELEGRADIYEDNGAIHHIFSVASALDSLVIGETQISGQLKMAFKESFEKGYSSQKLARVMHYAFKCAAEVRNSTDISKNPVSIASAAVAQAKDILESLGGYTALVLGTGEMGQLAAKHLISNGCNVILIGRNFEKAKKIANDLGESASAESVENLKSLINRHKLLFTATSSQEPVITKEMVEIKEFKRYWFDMAVPRDIEEFDFENIEVYVVDDLKEIVNKSLALREAQAKEAYKIVGRYTKDFFKWLQTLAIEPIIKGIREKAKEASINEIKRAIKKGYLPKELEEEVTKILHNAFNKFLHKPTKNLKNIADDPSGDVIVESIKFFFDLSGDEYNHLNRYKCEYYMNMVEEKGENCEV is encoded by the coding sequence ATGCAATATTTAGTAGTGAGTTTTTCCCACAAAAATACGGACCTCGAAACCAGAGAAAGACTGGCCTTAAGTCAGGACGAGGTTAGAGAGAGGGCATATAAAGATCTTATAGAGTTTCCATATATCAATGAACTTATAATTCTTTCAACTTGTAATAGGGTTGAGATTATAGCAAGTGTTAAAGATCCTTTCAAATCTACAGATGCAATTTTGGAGGAGTTATCGAAAATATCCGGCATCAGTTTTGACGAACTAGAAGGAAGAGCCGATATATATGAAGATAATGGTGCTATTCACCATATCTTTAGTGTAGCTTCAGCATTGGACAGCCTCGTGATAGGCGAAACTCAGATTTCAGGGCAGCTCAAGATGGCTTTTAAAGAGTCTTTTGAAAAAGGTTACTCTTCCCAAAAGTTGGCCCGTGTTATGCACTATGCCTTTAAATGCGCGGCGGAAGTTAGAAACAGTACGGATATTTCTAAAAATCCCGTCTCGATTGCTAGTGCGGCGGTTGCTCAAGCAAAAGATATTTTAGAGAGTCTAGGGGGATATACCGCTTTAGTTTTGGGAACGGGAGAGATGGGACAGTTGGCCGCAAAACACCTGATTTCAAATGGTTGTAACGTAATTTTGATAGGCAGAAATTTTGAAAAAGCTAAAAAGATCGCTAATGATCTTGGTGAAAGTGCTAGTGCTGAATCTGTGGAAAATCTAAAAAGTCTTATAAACCGCCATAAGCTTCTTTTTACTGCAACATCTTCACAAGAGCCGGTAATAACAAAAGAGATGGTTGAGATAAAAGAGTTTAAAAGATACTGGTTCGATATGGCCGTTCCAAGGGATATTGAGGAGTTTGATTTTGAAAATATTGAAGTATATGTAGTTGACGATTTAAAAGAGATTGTTAATAAAAGTCTTGCTTTAAGAGAAGCTCAAGCTAAGGAAGCTTATAAAATAGTTGGTAGATACACAAAAGATTTTTTTAAGTGGCTTCAGACTTTAGCAATAGAGCCTATTATAAAAGGGATAAGAGAGAAGGCTAAAGAAGCAAGTATTAATGAAATCAAAAGGGCCATCAAAAAAGGATATCTTCCAAAAGAGCTAGAAGAGGAAGTTACCAAAATACTTCATAATGCTTTCAATAAATTCTTGCATAAACCGACCAAAAATCTGAAAAATATTGCAGATGATCCAAGTGGTGATGTAATAGTGGAATCAATCAAGTTTTTCTTTGATTTAAGCGGAGATGAATATAACCATCTAAACAGATATAAATGTGAATATTATATGAATATGGTGGAAGAAAAAGGAGAAAATTGTGAAGTTTAG
- a CDS encoding DsbA family protein: MSLMLRLLSVSVAAAVFSFAATDMQIKKFVKRGLSKNPAIKVESVEIVDKQLIEKPKGWEAYFIKFKLKLKRGGKTLDISENDIIFVKDNFISPDFIDVRTNRSIKHYLSPKVKDYFYDDEHLLFGNKNAKHKILVFSDPNCPFCKDIVPDILEAAKKHPDIFAIYYYHLPLLQLHPGSSALCKAMIVLQKEGKKDLLKKIYETDFNYEEKDEKKVLQELNKKLGTNLTIEDINQKWVKDHLKLDMKRAGELLVKGTPTVFLDGKKDPSKEEYQKYIPKKD; this comes from the coding sequence ATGTCATTGATGTTGAGATTATTGAGCGTTAGTGTAGCTGCCGCAGTTTTTAGTTTTGCCGCAACCGATATGCAGATAAAAAAGTTTGTAAAAAGAGGACTTAGCAAAAATCCGGCAATAAAAGTAGAGAGTGTGGAGATAGTAGATAAACAACTCATAGAAAAGCCAAAGGGATGGGAAGCCTATTTTATAAAGTTCAAATTAAAACTTAAAAGAGGGGGGAAAACTTTAGATATTAGTGAAAATGATATCATATTTGTAAAAGATAATTTTATAAGTCCAGATTTTATAGATGTTAGGACAAATAGAAGCATAAAACACTATCTGTCTCCAAAGGTTAAAGACTATTTTTACGATGATGAGCATCTACTTTTTGGAAACAAAAACGCAAAACACAAAATATTAGTCTTTAGCGATCCAAACTGTCCTTTTTGTAAAGATATAGTTCCTGATATTTTGGAAGCGGCTAAAAAGCATCCAGATATCTTTGCTATATACTACTATCATCTTCCCCTTTTACAGCTTCATCCCGGATCATCCGCGCTTTGCAAAGCTATGATAGTGTTACAAAAAGAGGGGAAAAAGGATCTATTAAAAAAGATTTACGAAACAGATTTCAATTATGAAGAGAAGGATGAGAAAAAAGTTTTACAAGAACTCAATAAAAAACTTGGAACCAACCTAACGATTGAAGATATTAACCAAAAATGGGTAAAAGATCATCTAAAGCTAGATATGAAAAGAGCCGGTGAGCTTTTGGTTAAAGGAACTCCTACCGTCTTCTTAGACGGAAAAAAAGATCCTAGCAAAGAAGAGTATCAAAAATATATACCAAAAAAAGATTAG
- the hemC gene encoding hydroxymethylbilane synthase has product MERLVIATRGSKLALWQSNYIKSILEKRFPQMRVELQIFKTKGDKILDTPLALIGGKGLFTKELEDAMLRGDAHLAVHSLKDVPTELPNGLVLGAITKREDPRDALLSQKYSSIEDLPAEAVVGTTSLRRKMQLLHLRPDLKIKDLRGNVDTRIKKLKDGEFDAIILASAGLKRLGLTEEVNYFTPIEEERMIPAMGQAALGIECVEDEKILEIVKTLNDEKSQIETTVERDFVDVLQGGCQVPIGVKATLMDDGDIVARAVIGLPNGKELLKDKIFGTKENYKELGKTLAESMIEAGAKELLKRAEEMAFK; this is encoded by the coding sequence ATGGAAAGATTAGTTATAGCAACTAGGGGAAGTAAACTTGCACTTTGGCAGTCAAACTATATTAAATCTATTTTAGAAAAGAGATTCCCCCAAATGAGAGTTGAACTGCAGATTTTCAAAACTAAAGGAGATAAGATCTTAGATACGCCTCTTGCTTTGATAGGAGGTAAAGGACTTTTTACAAAAGAGCTTGAAGATGCGATGTTAAGAGGTGATGCACATTTGGCGGTTCACAGTCTAAAAGATGTTCCAACAGAACTTCCAAATGGTCTTGTTTTAGGCGCTATTACAAAAAGAGAGGATCCAAGAGATGCACTTTTGAGTCAAAAATATTCATCTATTGAAGATCTTCCAGCAGAAGCTGTTGTGGGAACTACAAGCCTTAGAAGAAAAATGCAGCTTCTTCATCTAAGGCCCGATCTAAAGATAAAAGATTTAAGAGGAAATGTGGACACTAGAATTAAGAAGTTAAAAGATGGCGAGTTTGACGCTATTATTTTGGCTTCGGCAGGGCTGAAAAGATTAGGATTGACTGAAGAGGTGAACTACTTTACTCCTATTGAAGAGGAGAGGATGATACCTGCAATGGGACAGGCGGCTCTTGGAATAGAGTGTGTTGAGGATGAGAAAATTTTAGAGATTGTAAAGACTCTTAATGATGAAAAGAGCCAGATAGAGACGACCGTAGAGAGAGATTTTGTAGATGTATTGCAAGGGGGTTGTCAGGTGCCTATAGGCGTTAAAGCTACCCTAATGGATGATGGAGATATAGTGGCAAGAGCTGTTATAGGCCTACCAAACGGCAAAGAGCTTTTAAAAGATAAAATTTTTGGAACGAAAGAGAACTATAAAGAGTTAGGAAAAACACTTGCAGAGTCTATGATAGAAGCCGGAGCAAAAGAGCTTTTGAAAAGAGCCGAAGAGATGGCGTTTAAATAG
- a CDS encoding polyprenyl synthetase family protein has product MVNLVEKKIEQYIDNLKDEKIKGLYKKLPSGKRLRSKLILKIAKNEQAVDLAAIIEMIHAASLLHDDVIDDALTRRGAPSINALYGNKTAIMLGDILYSKAFFELTKFSDEIAKNVSNAVTLLSIGEMMDVDLTKAFNTDLDIYLDMIYKKTASLIEASAKCAAILAGKNSEAYALYGKNLGLAFQIVDDILDVVSDSETLGKPVMNDFREGKTTLPYIYLYNSLEQKDREKLLFLFKKEASEDEKMWIKEMMDKTGAIDKSKEFAKRLGFEALKAIDEGDIELKEIMKNLIDREY; this is encoded by the coding sequence TTGGTAAACCTCGTTGAAAAAAAGATTGAGCAGTATATAGATAATTTAAAAGATGAAAAAATTAAAGGGCTTTATAAAAAACTTCCTTCAGGAAAAAGGCTTAGGAGTAAATTAATACTCAAAATAGCTAAAAATGAACAAGCTGTTGATTTAGCTGCGATTATCGAGATGATCCATGCCGCTAGTCTTTTGCATGATGATGTTATAGATGATGCATTAACTAGGAGAGGCGCTCCTTCTATAAATGCGTTATACGGCAACAAAACAGCCATAATGTTGGGAGATATTCTTTATTCAAAAGCTTTTTTTGAACTCACTAAATTTAGCGACGAGATCGCTAAAAACGTTTCAAATGCCGTTACTCTTTTGAGCATTGGCGAGATGATGGATGTGGATTTGACAAAAGCTTTTAATACCGATTTGGATATCTATCTTGATATGATTTATAAAAAAACCGCATCTTTAATAGAGGCAAGTGCCAAGTGTGCCGCTATATTGGCGGGAAAAAATAGTGAAGCTTATGCGCTTTATGGCAAAAATCTAGGTCTTGCTTTTCAGATAGTTGACGATATATTGGATGTGGTGTCAGATAGCGAGACTCTTGGAAAACCTGTAATGAATGACTTTAGAGAAGGAAAAACCACTCTTCCTTATATCTACCTTTACAACTCTTTGGAGCAAAAAGATAGAGAAAAGCTTCTTTTTTTGTTTAAAAAAGAGGCTAGTGAAGATGAGAAGATGTGGATAAAAGAGATGATGGATAAAACAGGAGCGATAGATAAGTCAAAAGAGTTTGCTAAAAGACTCGGTTTCGAAGCGTTAAAAGCTATAGATGAAGGTGATATAGAACTTAAAGAGATTATGAAAAATTTGATTGACAGGGAATATTGA
- the radC gene encoding RadC family protein — translation MKKINELKKFEKPREKLLEKGVGALKDYELVAILLGSGVKGKDVIKLSREIVKLFRDDFDSIDLEKLLQIHGLGIAKASQIVSAIELSKRYLLKQYKIITSAKDVYEELKEYYDKKQEYFLSIYLDGANRICQKRVVTIGTLNQSLVHPREVFAPAIENRCASIIVAHNHPSNNLTPSSEDLSVTQKLQQSGKILGIELLDHIIFSKDGFISLKEEGFL, via the coding sequence ATGAAAAAAATCAATGAGCTTAAAAAGTTTGAAAAACCAAGGGAAAAACTTTTAGAAAAAGGAGTAGGAGCTCTAAAAGATTATGAGTTAGTCGCAATCTTACTTGGTAGTGGGGTAAAAGGAAAAGATGTTATAAAACTCTCACGAGAAATTGTAAAACTTTTTAGAGATGATTTTGACTCAATTGATTTAGAAAAACTTCTTCAAATCCACGGACTTGGCATAGCAAAAGCTTCTCAAATAGTTAGCGCGATAGAGCTATCAAAAAGGTATCTTCTAAAACAATATAAAATAATTACTTCAGCTAAAGATGTATATGAGGAGTTAAAAGAGTATTATGATAAAAAGCAAGAGTATTTTTTGTCCATTTATCTTGATGGAGCAAATAGAATTTGCCAAAAAAGAGTTGTAACTATTGGCACTTTAAACCAAAGTTTAGTTCATCCAAGAGAAGTTTTTGCTCCAGCGATTGAAAATAGATGCGCAAGCATTATCGTAGCTCACAATCATCCTTCAAATAATTTAACTCCTAGCAGTGAAGACTTATCTGTTACACAAAAACTTCAACAAAGCGGAAAGATACTTGGTATTGAACTACTAGATCACATAATCTTTAGCAAAGATGGATTTATAAGTTTGAAAGAAGAAGGGTTTTTATAA
- a CDS encoding FxsA family protein — protein sequence MIYFLLYLFIETFVSVEIASAIGPFWTFVEIIFSAIVGFYMLMNFQYKTNEYIMAMAKREISIEEFESLSLYTLLGAILLIIPGFFTDILGVLLQFNAFAKLFARKILNLKKRPPKNRGDDDVIDVEIIER from the coding sequence ATGATTTATTTTTTGCTATATCTTTTTATTGAGACTTTTGTTTCGGTTGAGATTGCAAGCGCCATAGGTCCTTTTTGGACTTTTGTAGAGATTATATTTTCGGCTATTGTTGGATTTTATATGTTGATGAATTTTCAATATAAAACTAACGAATATATTATGGCTATGGCAAAAAGAGAGATTAGTATCGAAGAGTTTGAGTCTTTGAGCCTCTATACTCTTTTGGGTGCGATTTTACTTATAATTCCTGGATTTTTTACCGATATTTTAGGAGTTTTACTTCAATTTAACGCATTTGCCAAACTTTTTGCCAGAAAAATACTCAATCTAAAAAAGAGACCACCTAAAAATAGAGGAGATGATGATGTCATTGATGTTGAGATTATTGAGCGTTAG